A single window of Paludibacter jiangxiensis DNA harbors:
- a CDS encoding glutaredoxin family protein — MPKLTLFIQETCPFCRRALSYIDELKKDGAYQEIELEIVDENIEKERADSFDYYYVPTFYLGDEKLHEGGIYQEEVKALFDDVLKRS, encoded by the coding sequence ATGCCAAAACTAACATTATTTATACAGGAAACCTGTCCGTTTTGTCGCCGGGCGTTGAGCTATATCGACGAACTGAAAAAGGACGGAGCATACCAGGAAATTGAACTCGAAATTGTGGACGAGAACATAGAAAAAGAGCGCGCCGATTCTTTCGATTATTACTATGTGCCGACTTTTTATCTCGGAGATGAAAAGCTGCATGAAGGTGGAATTTATCAGGAAGAGGTAAAAGCTTTGTTCGACGATGTCCTGAAACGGAGTTGA